The Dama dama isolate Ldn47 chromosome 3, ASM3311817v1, whole genome shotgun sequence genome has a segment encoding these proteins:
- the EEF1AKMT3 gene encoding EEF1A lysine methyltransferase 3 isoform X1 produces MADSRPDPESEPDSVFPREVGLFADCYSEKSRFCFCGHVLNITENFGSRLGVAARVWDAALSLCSYFESHNVDFRGKKVIELGAGTGIVGILAALQGSVHEVSLSVYSPSCVCLHCLLSWYDARRAVLLAKVKPPMPHETLNLLICVKTLFKQTPCPPASPVLLFSLLSGSFHVCVCVYYAYKYVIISPISDPTHPCSYHSISLLSFVMKLRRVNTCCRSSPPIASSVPFQNTPSHRPAPQLAFSTPLAPVKVVSFTFDCMLLSAAVRGLP; encoded by the exons ATGGCAGATTCCCGCCCAGATCCTGAGTCAGAGCCCGATTCGGTGTTCCCACGCGAGGTCGGGCTCTTCGCCGACTGCTACTCGGAGAAGAGCAGGTTCTGCTTCTGTGGGCACGTGCTGAATATCACGGAGAACTTCGGGTCCCGCCTCGGGGTGGCAGCGCGCGTGTGGGATGCG GCTCTAAGCCTGTGCAGCTATTTCGAGAGTCACAATGTGGATTTCAGAGGCAAGAAAGTGATCGAACTGGGCGCGGGGACTGGTATCGTGGGAATCTTGGCAGCGCTGCAGG gaAGTGTCCACGAGGTCTCTCTCAGCGTCTACTCACCCAGCTGTGTCTGTCTGCACTGCCTTCTCTCCTGGTACGATGCTAGACGTGCTGTGCTCCTAGCTAAGGTCAAGCCCCCCATGCCTCATGAGACCCTGAACCTTCTCATCTGTGTAAAGACACTGTTCAAGCAGACACCCTGCCCCCCTGCCTCTCCTGTGTTgctgttttcccttctctctggaTCAttccatgtgtgtgtttgtgtgtattatGCATATAAATATGTGATAATTTCTCCTATCTCAGATCCTACGCATCCCTGCAGTTACCATTCCATTTCTCTGCTCAGCTTTGTGATGAAACTCAGAAGAGTGAATACCTGCTGTCGTTCCTCTCCTCCTATTGCTTCTTCAGTTCCGTTCCAGAACACCCCCTCACACCGCCCCGCCCCCCAACTTGCCTTCTCCACTCCACTAGCTCCAGTCAAGGTTGTGAGCTTCACTTTTGACTGCATGTTGTTGAGTGCAGcagtcaggggacttccctga
- the EEF1AKMT3 gene encoding EEF1A lysine methyltransferase 3 isoform X3 yields MADSRPDPESEPDSVFPREVGLFADCYSEKSRFCFCGHVLNITENFGSRLGVAARVWDAALSLCSYFESHNVDFRGKKVIELGAGTGIVGILAALQGADGLVLQIGEDVTGCYGEEVSTRSLSASTHPAVSVCTAFSPDPTHPCSYHSISLLSFVMKLRRVNTCCRSSPPIASSVPFQNTPSHRPAPQLAFSTPLAPVKVVSFTFDCMLLSAAVRGLP; encoded by the exons ATGGCAGATTCCCGCCCAGATCCTGAGTCAGAGCCCGATTCGGTGTTCCCACGCGAGGTCGGGCTCTTCGCCGACTGCTACTCGGAGAAGAGCAGGTTCTGCTTCTGTGGGCACGTGCTGAATATCACGGAGAACTTCGGGTCCCGCCTCGGGGTGGCAGCGCGCGTGTGGGATGCG GCTCTAAGCCTGTGCAGCTATTTCGAGAGTCACAATGTGGATTTCAGAGGCAAGAAAGTGATCGAACTGGGCGCGGGGACTGGTATCGTGGGAATCTTGGCAGCGCTGCAGG GAGCTGATGGTCTAGTGTTGCAGATTGGGGAAGATGTTACAGGATGTTACGGAGAG gaAGTGTCCACGAGGTCTCTCTCAGCGTCTACTCACCCAGCTGTGTCTGTCTGCACTGCCTTCTCTCCTG ATCCTACGCATCCCTGCAGTTACCATTCCATTTCTCTGCTCAGCTTTGTGATGAAACTCAGAAGAGTGAATACCTGCTGTCGTTCCTCTCCTCCTATTGCTTCTTCAGTTCCGTTCCAGAACACCCCCTCACACCGCCCCGCCCCCCAACTTGCCTTCTCCACTCCACTAGCTCCAGTCAAGGTTGTGAGCTTCACTTTTGACTGCATGTTGTTGAGTGCAGcagtcaggggacttccctga
- the EEF1AKMT3 gene encoding EEF1A lysine methyltransferase 3 isoform X5 produces the protein MADSRPDPESEPDSVFPREVGLFADCYSEKSRFCFCGHVLNITENFGSRLGVAARVWDAALSLCSYFESHNVDFRGADGLVLQIGEDVTGCYGEEVSTRSLSASTHPAVSVCTAFSPDPTHPCSYHSISLLSFVMKLRRVNTCCRSSPPIASSVPFQNTPSHRPAPQLAFSTPLAPVKVVSFTFDCMLLSAAVRGLP, from the exons ATGGCAGATTCCCGCCCAGATCCTGAGTCAGAGCCCGATTCGGTGTTCCCACGCGAGGTCGGGCTCTTCGCCGACTGCTACTCGGAGAAGAGCAGGTTCTGCTTCTGTGGGCACGTGCTGAATATCACGGAGAACTTCGGGTCCCGCCTCGGGGTGGCAGCGCGCGTGTGGGATGCG GCTCTAAGCCTGTGCAGCTATTTCGAGAGTCACAATGTGGATTTCAGAG GAGCTGATGGTCTAGTGTTGCAGATTGGGGAAGATGTTACAGGATGTTACGGAGAG gaAGTGTCCACGAGGTCTCTCTCAGCGTCTACTCACCCAGCTGTGTCTGTCTGCACTGCCTTCTCTCCTG ATCCTACGCATCCCTGCAGTTACCATTCCATTTCTCTGCTCAGCTTTGTGATGAAACTCAGAAGAGTGAATACCTGCTGTCGTTCCTCTCCTCCTATTGCTTCTTCAGTTCCGTTCCAGAACACCCCCTCACACCGCCCCGCCCCCCAACTTGCCTTCTCCACTCCACTAGCTCCAGTCAAGGTTGTGAGCTTCACTTTTGACTGCATGTTGTTGAGTGCAGcagtcaggggacttccctga
- the METTL1 gene encoding tRNA (guanine-N(7)-)-methyltransferase — protein MAGTEAGDAAGAEAPQPQKRYYRQRAHSNPMADHTLRYPVKPEDMDWSELYPEFFAPSPQNQSHDDPKDEKEKRAQAQVEFADIGCGYGGLLVELSPLFPDTLILGLEIRVKVSDYVQDRIRALRAAPGGGFQNIACLRSNAMKHLPNFFRKGQLAKMFFLFPDPHFKRTKHKWRIISPTLLAEYAYVLRVGGLVYTITDVPELHEWMCTHFEGHPLFQRVPLEELSEDPIVGHLGTSTEEGKKVLRNGGKNFPAIFRRIQDPSLQAVTPTPTPPGH, from the exons ATGGCGGGAACCGAGGCTGGGGACGCGGCGGGAGCCGAGGCCCCACAGCCTCAGAAGCGCTACTACCGGCAGCGGGCTCACTCCAACCCCATGGCGGATCATACGCTGCGCTA CCCTGTGAAACCAGAGGACATGGACTGGTCTGAGCTATACCCAGAGTTCTTCGCTCCATCGCCTCAAAATCAGAGCCACGACGACCCaaaggatgagaaagaaaagagagctcAGGCCCAAGTGGAGTTTGCAGACATAGGCTGTGGCTATGGAGGCCTGTTAG TGGAACTGTCACCGCTGTTCCCAGACACGCTGATTCTGGGTCTGGAGATCCGGGTGAAAGTCTCAGACTATGTACAAGACCGGATCCGGGCCCTGCGAGCCGCTCCTGGAGGTGGTTTCCAGAACATCGCCTGTCTCCGCAGCAATGCCATGAAGCACCTTCCTAACTTCTTCCGCAAGGGCCAG CTGGCAAAGATGTTCTTCCTCTTCCCTGACCCACATTTCAAGCGGACGAAGCACAAGTGGCGAATCATCAGCCCCACACTGCTGGCAGAATATGCCTACGTGCTGAGAGTTGGG GGACTCGTGTACACCATAACCGACGTGCCGGAGCTGCATGAGTGGATGTGCACCCACTTTGAAGGCCACCCCTTGTTCCAGCGTGTGCCTCTGGAGGAGCTG AGTGAAGACCCCATTGTGGGACATCTGGGCACCTCAACCGAGGAGGGAAAGAAAGTTCTACGCAATGGAGGAAagaacttcccagccatcttCCGAAGAATACAGGATCCCTCCCTCCAGGCAGTGACTCCCACTCCTACCCCTCCTGGTCACTGA
- the LOC133047716 gene encoding 25-hydroxyvitamin D-1 alpha hydroxylase, mitochondrial, whose protein sequence is MTQTLKFASRVFHRVRCPELGASLGSRGSDSAPRVLADLPGPSTPGFLAELFCKGGLSRLHELQVRGASRFGPVWSASFGPVRTVYLAAPTLVEQLLRQEGPRPERCSFSPWAEHRRRRQRACGLLTAEGEEWQRLRSLLAPLLLRPQAAARYAETLHGVVRDLVRRLRRQRGLGAGPPALVRDVAGEFYKFGLEGIAAVLLGSRLGCLEAEVPPDTETFIRAVGSVFVSTLLTMAMPSWLRRIVPGPWDRLCRDWDQMFAFAQQHVEQREAEVALRSQLGKSEEDTGPGAHLTYFLLQKELPAASILGNVTELLLAGVDTVSNTLSWALYELSRHPEIQTALHAEITAALGPGSSTQPSATALSQLPLLKAVVKEVLRLYPVVPGNSRVPDKDICVGEYIIPKNTLVTLCHYATSRDPAQFPEPNSFRPARWLGEGPAPHPFASLPFGFGKRSCMGRRLAELELQMALAQILIHFEVQPEPGSAPVRPMTRTVLVPERSINLQFVDR, encoded by the exons ATGACCCAGACCCTCAAATTCGCATCCAGAGTGTTCCATCGCGTCCGCTGTCCTGAGCTGGGTGCCTCACTGGGCTCCAGAGGCTCCGACTCAGCGCCCCGGGTTTTGGCGGACCTCCCAGGCCCCTCCACGCCCGGCTTCCTTGCGGAGCTTTTCTGCAAAGGGGGGCTGTCACGGCTACACGAGCTGCAG GTGCGGGGCGCCTCGCGCTTCGGGCCGGTGTGGTCGGCCAGCTTCGGGCCGGTGCGCACCGTGTACCTGGCGGCCCCTACGCTCGTCGAGCAGCTGCTACGACAGGAGGGACCCCGGCCCGAACGCTGCAGCTTCTCACCCTGGGCGGAGCACCGTCGCCGCCGCCAGCGGGCCTGCGGGCTGCTGACCGC GGAAGGGGAAGAATGGCAGAGGCTTCGCAGCCTCCTGGCCCCGCTGCTCCTCCGGCCTCAAGCGGCCGCCCGCTATGCCGAAACCCTACACGGCGTGGTCCGTGACCTTGTGCGGAGACTGCGGCGCCAGCGGGGACTGGGCGCTGGGCCGCCCGCCCTGGTTCGAGACGTGGCGGGAGAGTTTTACAAGTTTGGACTGGAAG GCATCGCGGCGGTGCTGCTGGGCTCCCGCCTCGGCTGCCTGGAGGCGGAGGTGCCCCCAGACACAGAGACCTTCATCCGCGCCGTCGGCTCGGTGTTCGTGTCCACGCTATTGACCATGGCGATGCCCAGCTGGCTGCGCCGCATCGTGCCCGGACCCTGGGACCGCCTCTGCCGAGACTGGGACCAGATGTTTGCATTCG CCCAGCAGCACGTGGAGCAGCGAGAGGCTGAGGTGGCCCTGAGGAGCCAGCTTGGGAAGTCCGAGGAGGACACGGGACCTGGGGCACACCTGACCTACTTCTTGCTCCAGAAAGAGCTGCCCGCCGCGTCCATCCTGGGCAATGTGACGGAGCTGCTCCTCGCTGGGGTGGACACG GTGTCCAACACGCTCTCCTGGGCTCTGTATGAACTCTCCCGGCACCCCGAAATCCAGACAGCACTCCATGCTGAGATCACAGCTGCCTTGGGCCCCGGCTCCAGTACCCAACCCTCAGCCACTGCTCTGTCCCAGCTGCCCCTGCTGAAGGCAGTGGTCAAGGAAGTGCTGAG ACTGTACCCTGTGGTACCTGGAAATTCCCGTGTCCCAGACAAAGACATCTGTGTGGGTGAATATATCATCCCAAAAAAT ACGCTGGTCACTCTGTGTCACTATGCCACTTCAAGGGACCCGGCCCAGTTCCCGGAACCAAATTCTTTTCGTCCAGCTCGCTGGCTAGGGGAAGGTCCAGCTCCCCACCCATTTGCATCTCTCCCCTTTGGCTTTGGCAAGCGCAGCTGCATGGGGAGACGCCTGGCAGAGCTTGAGCTGCAAATGGCCTTGGCCCAG ATCTTGATCCACTTTGAGGTGCAACCTGAGCCAGGTTCTGCCCCCGTCAGACCAATGACCCGGACTGTCCTGGTACCTGAGAGAAGCATCAACCTACAGTTTGTGGACAGATAG
- the MARCHF9 gene encoding E3 ubiquitin-protein ligase MARCHF9, whose protein sequence is MLKSRLRMFLNELKLLVLTGGGRPPAEPQPRGGGGGGCGWAPFAGCSARDGDDDEEEYYGSEPRARGLAGDKEPRAGPPPPPAPPPPPPGALDALSLSSSLDSGLRTPQCRICFQGPEQGELLSPCRCDGSVRCTHQPCLIRWISERGSWSCELCYFKYQVLAISTKNPLQWQAISLTVIEKVQIAAIVLGSLFLVASISWLIWSSLSPSAKWQRQDLLFQICYGMYGFMDVVCIGLIVHEGSSVYRIFKRWQAVNQQWKVLNYDKTKDIGGDAGGGTAGKPGPRTSRTGPPTGATSRPPAAQRMRTLLPQRCGYTILHLLGQLRPPDARSSSSSGREVVMRVTTV, encoded by the exons ATGCTCAAGTCTCGGCTCCGCATGTTCCTCAACGAGCTGAAGCTGCTGGTGCTGACGGGCGGGGGGCGGCCCCCGGCCGAGCCGCAGCcccgggggggcgggggaggcggcTGCGGCTGGGCGCCCTTCGCCGGCTGCTCGGCCCGGGACGGCGACGACGACGAAGAGGAGTACTACGGGTCCGAGCCAAGAGCCCGGGGCCTGGCCGGCGACAAGGAGCCGCGGGCCGGacccccgccgccgcccgcgccgccgccgccgcccccgggcGCTCTGGATGCCCTGTCGCTCAGCAGCAGCCTGGACAGCGGGCTCCGAACCCCTCAGTGCCGAATCTGCTTCCAGGGCCCTGAGCAG GGGGAGCTCTTGAGCCCCTGCCGCTGTGACGGCTCCGTGCGCTGCACGCACCAGCCCTGCCTCATCCGCTGGATCAGCGAGAGGGGGTCCTGGAGCTGTGAGCTCTGCTACTTCAAGTACCAGGTCCTGGCAATCAGCACCAAGAATCCCTTGCAG TGGCAGGCCATCTCCCTGACGGTCATCGAGAAGGTCCAGATTGCAGCCATAGTTCTGGGCTCACTCTTCCTCGTCGCTAGCATCTCCTGGCTCATCTGGTCCTCACTTAGCCCTTCAGCCAAGTGGCAACGGCAAGATCTGCTCTTTCAGATCTGCTATGGCATGTACGGCTTCATGGATGTCGTCTGCATAG GCCTCATCGTCCATGAAGGCTCCTCCGTCTATCGTATCTTCAAGCGCTGGCAGGCAGTAAACCAGCAGTGGAAGGTCCTGAATTATGACAAGACCAAGGACATAGGAGGAGATGCAGGGGGAGGGACGGCAGGGAAGCCGGGCCCCAGGACCTCACGGACGGGCCCCCCTACTGGGGCCACCAGCCGCCCCCCGGCTGCCCAGCGCATGCGGACGCTCTTGCCTCAGCGCTGTGGCTACACAATCCTGCATCTCCTTGGACAGCTGCGGCCACCAGATGCCCGTTCCAGTTCCAGTTCTGGCCGTGAAGTTGTCATGAGGGTCACCACAGTCTGA
- the CDK4 gene encoding cyclin-dependent kinase 4: MAASRYEPVAEIGVGAYGTVYKARDPHSGHFVALKSVRVPNGGGAGGGLPISTVREVALLRRLEAFEHPNVVRLVDVCATARTDRETKVTLVFEHVDQDLRTYLDKAPPPGLPVETIKDLMRQFLRGLDFLHANCIVHRDLKPENILVTSGGTVKLADFGLARIYSYQMALTPVVVTLWYRAPEVLLQSTYATPVDMWSVGCIFAEMFRRKPLFCGNSEADQLGKIFDLIGLPPEDDWPRDVSLPRGAFSPRGPRPVQSVVPELEESGAQLLLEMLSFNPHKRISAFRALQHPYLHKAEGDAE, translated from the exons ATGGCTGCCTCCCGATATGAGCCAGTGGCTGAAATTGGTGTTGGTGCCTATGGGACAGTGTACAAGGCCCGTGACCCCCACAGTGGCCACTTTGTGGCCCTCAAGAGTGTAAGAGTCCCCAATGGAGGAGGTGCTGGAGGGGGCCTGCCCATCAGCACCGTTCGGGAGGTGGCCTTACTGCGGCGTCTGGAGGCTTTTGAGCATCCCAATGTTGTCAG GCTCGTGGATGTCTGTGCCACAGCCCGGACTGACCGGGAGACCAAAGTGACCCTGGTGTTTGAGCATGTGGACCAAGACCTCAGGACGTATCTGGACAAGGCACCCCCACCAGGCTTGCCAGTGGAGACCATAAAG GATCTGATGCGTCAATTTCTAAGAGGCCTGGATTTCCTTCATGCCAACTGCATTGTTCACCGAGACCTGAAGCCAGAGAACATTCTGGTGACAAGTGGTGGGACAGTCAAGCTGGCTGACTTTGGCCTGGCCAGAATCTACAGCTACCAGATGGCACTTACCCCTGTG GTTGTTACTCTCTGGTATCGCGCTCCGGAAGTTCTGTTGCAGTCTACATATGCAACACCCGTGGACATGTGGAGCGTTGGCTGTATCTTCGCAGAGATGTTTCGTCGAAA GCCTCTGTTCTGTGGAAATTCTGAAGCTGACCAGTTAGGCAAAATCTTTGA CCTGATCGGACTGCCCCCAGAGGATGACTGGCCCCGAGATGTGTCTCTACCCCGAGGAGCCTTTTCCCCCAGAGGGCCCCGGCCAGTGCAGTCGGTGGTCCCTGAGCTGGAGGAATCTGGAGCACAGCTGCTGCTG GAGATGCTGAGTTTTAACCCACACAAGCGAATCTCTGCCTTCCGAGCGCTGCAGCACCCTTATCTACACAAGGCAGAAGGTGACGCAGAGTGA
- the TSPAN31 gene encoding tetraspanin-31 isoform X2 — MVCGGFACSKNALCALNVVYMTDVINASWWVMSNKTRDELERSFDCCGLFNLTTLDQQDYAFCTAVCKSRSPTCQMCGEKFLKHSDEALKILGGVGLFFSFTEILGVWLAMRFRNQKDPRANPSAFL, encoded by the exons ATGGTTTGCGGAGGCTTTGCCTGCTCCAAGAATGCGCTCTGCGCGCTCAACGTGGTCTACATG ACAGATGTCATCAATGCTTCTTGGTGGGTCATGAGCAACAAGACCCGGGATGAACTGGAAAGAAgctttgattgctgtggcttGTTCAACCTTACAACCCTGGATCAACAAGATTATGCTTTCTGCACTGCA GTCTGCAAGAGCCGGAGCCCCACATGTCAGATGTGTGGAGAAAAATTTCTTAAGCATTCAGATGAGGCCCTGAAAATCCTGGGGGGTGTTGGACTCTTCTTTAGCTTCACAGAG ATCCTTGGTGTTTGGCTAGCAATGAGATTTCGGAATCAGAAGGATCCTCGAGCCAACCCCAGTGCCTTTCTATGA
- the TSPAN31 gene encoding tetraspanin-31 isoform X1, which produces MVCGGFACSKNALCALNVVYMLVGLLLIGVAAWAKGLGLVSSIHIIGGVIAVGVFLLLIAVAGLVGAVNHHQVLLFFYMIILGLVFIFQFGISCSCLAINLSKQTDVINASWWVMSNKTRDELERSFDCCGLFNLTTLDQQDYAFCTAVCKSRSPTCQMCGEKFLKHSDEALKILGGVGLFFSFTEILGVWLAMRFRNQKDPRANPSAFL; this is translated from the exons ATGGTTTGCGGAGGCTTTGCCTGCTCCAAGAATGCGCTCTGCGCGCTCAACGTGGTCTACATG CTGGTAGGCTTATTGCTCATTGGAGTGGCTGCATGGGCCAAGGGCCTGGGTCTGGTGTCCAGCATCCACATCATCGGAGGAGTCATCGCGGTGGGAGTCTTCCTTCTTCTCATCGCGGTTGCTGGGCTGGTGGGCGCCGTCAACCATCACCAAGTGCTACTTTTCTTC TACATGATCATCCTTGGTTTGGTCTTCATCTTCCAGTTTGGAATCTCTTGCTCATGTCTGGCTATTAACCTAAGCAAACAG ACAGATGTCATCAATGCTTCTTGGTGGGTCATGAGCAACAAGACCCGGGATGAACTGGAAAGAAgctttgattgctgtggcttGTTCAACCTTACAACCCTGGATCAACAAGATTATGCTTTCTGCACTGCA GTCTGCAAGAGCCGGAGCCCCACATGTCAGATGTGTGGAGAAAAATTTCTTAAGCATTCAGATGAGGCCCTGAAAATCCTGGGGGGTGTTGGACTCTTCTTTAGCTTCACAGAG ATCCTTGGTGTTTGGCTAGCAATGAGATTTCGGAATCAGAAGGATCCTCGAGCCAACCCCAGTGCCTTTCTATGA